One genomic segment of Choristoneura fumiferana chromosome Z, NRCan_CFum_1, whole genome shotgun sequence includes these proteins:
- the LOC141443150 gene encoding protein OPI10 homolog isoform X2, translated as MANIFGIIVSGRLVQTDFTPVSDTQCLLTIPEADSINYVVVFLTGAAPLPAGAAGMVYWSWPDPTAPPNWQLLGHISNSKPSAIFKISNLKKLHELSENQFSSALGQQSICHSAQIGVAIEPEANVQLLASSVAQEQQNNYVTFAQKMLESLVNYVGSFAVTQEQMTPTPGVSYIPLSTLQNWYQNFERRLQQNPNFWKN; from the exons GTACAAACTGACTTTACCCCAGTATCAGACACGCAGTGCCTCCTGACGATACCGGAGGCGGACTCCATTAACTACGTGGTGGTGTTCCTGACTGGGGCGGCGCCGCTACCAGCCGGGGCTGCGGGTATGGTCTACTGGAGCTGGCCGGACCCCACCGCGCCGCCCAACTGGCAGCTACTCGGACATATTTCTAATTCAAAGCCGTCGGCCATATTCAAGATATCTAACCTGAAGAAGCTTCATGAGTTATCTG AGAACCAGTTCAGCAGCGCGCTGGGCCAGCAGTCGATCTGCCACAGTGCGCAGATAGGCGTGGCCATCGAGCCCGAAGCTAATGTCCAGTTGCTCGCCTCCTCGGTC GCGCAAGAACAGCAAAACAACTACGTGACTTTCGCGCAAAAGATGCTGGAGAGCCTCGTGAACTACGTGGGCTCGTTCGCGGTGACCCAGGAGCAGATGACCCCGACCCCGGGGGTTTCCTACATCCCCCTGAGCACGCTCCAGAACTGGTACCAGAACTTCGAGCGGCGGCTCCAGCAGAACCCCAACTTCTGGAAAAACTAG
- the LOC141443150 gene encoding protein OPI10 homolog isoform X1 has product MANIFGIIVSGRLVQTDFTPVSDTQCLLTIPEADSINYVVVFLTGAAPLPAGAAGMVYWSWPDPTAPPNWQLLGHISNSKPSAIFKISNLKKLHELSAENQFSSALGQQSICHSAQIGVAIEPEANVQLLASSVAQEQQNNYVTFAQKMLESLVNYVGSFAVTQEQMTPTPGVSYIPLSTLQNWYQNFERRLQQNPNFWKN; this is encoded by the exons GTACAAACTGACTTTACCCCAGTATCAGACACGCAGTGCCTCCTGACGATACCGGAGGCGGACTCCATTAACTACGTGGTGGTGTTCCTGACTGGGGCGGCGCCGCTACCAGCCGGGGCTGCGGGTATGGTCTACTGGAGCTGGCCGGACCCCACCGCGCCGCCCAACTGGCAGCTACTCGGACATATTTCTAATTCAAAGCCGTCGGCCATATTCAAGATATCTAACCTGAAGAAGCTTCATGAGTTATCTG CAGAGAACCAGTTCAGCAGCGCGCTGGGCCAGCAGTCGATCTGCCACAGTGCGCAGATAGGCGTGGCCATCGAGCCCGAAGCTAATGTCCAGTTGCTCGCCTCCTCGGTC GCGCAAGAACAGCAAAACAACTACGTGACTTTCGCGCAAAAGATGCTGGAGAGCCTCGTGAACTACGTGGGCTCGTTCGCGGTGACCCAGGAGCAGATGACCCCGACCCCGGGGGTTTCCTACATCCCCCTGAGCACGCTCCAGAACTGGTACCAGAACTTCGAGCGGCGGCTCCAGCAGAACCCCAACTTCTGGAAAAACTAG